A genomic stretch from Kribbella amoyensis includes:
- a CDS encoding sensor domain-containing diguanylate cyclase, which produces MVAQSRRAVRNWALWTLTVPAFGVVVLVDLLAIGYVVRAFTELPSWQELELVGALVASALIAVEGARRVEHRRRGGGALHKDLAPAWMIAAALILHPALAIGVVVLLRGWWRIRAGRCIPYRWTYSTAVHVLAVGAAHAVLIGARDLVGSSSLGLVVSMTAAAIAYVATETLLCGLAISLIVPGSGRRDTLGSKDDLCVDATAATFGCVLAGAALVSPWFTFVAIPIMLTAQRALLLGQLETEAQTDPKTSLGRVDWWRRRTEEMLRTARTQREPMAVLLIDIDHFKQVNDTHGHLVGDEALRAVATILRSAIRAKDVIGRFGGEEFVIALPDTDLADATVTADRLRNAVAASPLAAMCAGVLDDPELDPDTFHLTVSIGVAVYPSDGTTVDDLIFRADRAMYAAKAAGRNRVRLAADLTPTTPTSTPTSAPTLQPR; this is translated from the coding sequence ATGGTTGCGCAGAGTAGGCGAGCGGTACGGAATTGGGCGCTCTGGACCCTGACGGTCCCGGCGTTCGGTGTGGTGGTCCTCGTCGACCTGCTCGCGATCGGGTACGTCGTCCGCGCGTTCACCGAATTGCCGTCCTGGCAGGAGCTCGAGCTGGTCGGCGCGCTGGTCGCGTCGGCTTTGATCGCGGTCGAAGGGGCCCGCCGGGTGGAGCACCGGCGACGTGGTGGCGGCGCCCTGCACAAGGACCTCGCCCCGGCCTGGATGATCGCGGCCGCGCTGATCCTGCACCCCGCCCTCGCCATCGGAGTCGTCGTCCTGCTCCGGGGCTGGTGGCGGATCCGGGCCGGCCGCTGCATCCCGTACCGGTGGACGTACTCGACCGCGGTGCACGTTCTCGCGGTCGGCGCGGCGCACGCTGTCCTGATCGGCGCCCGCGACCTGGTCGGGTCGAGTTCGCTCGGCCTGGTGGTGTCGATGACGGCCGCCGCGATCGCGTACGTAGCCACCGAGACCCTGCTCTGCGGGCTGGCGATCTCGCTGATCGTCCCCGGCAGCGGCCGGCGGGACACCCTGGGCAGCAAGGACGACCTGTGCGTCGACGCGACCGCGGCCACCTTCGGCTGTGTCCTGGCCGGGGCCGCGCTGGTCAGTCCGTGGTTCACGTTCGTGGCGATCCCGATCATGCTGACCGCGCAACGGGCACTCTTGCTCGGCCAGTTGGAGACCGAGGCGCAGACCGATCCGAAGACGAGCCTCGGCCGGGTCGACTGGTGGCGGCGGCGGACCGAGGAGATGCTGCGGACCGCGCGCACCCAGCGCGAGCCGATGGCGGTGCTGCTGATCGACATCGACCACTTCAAGCAGGTCAACGACACCCACGGCCACCTGGTCGGCGACGAGGCGCTGCGCGCGGTCGCGACGATCCTGCGCAGCGCGATCCGGGCCAAGGACGTGATCGGCCGGTTCGGCGGCGAGGAGTTCGTGATCGCGTTGCCGGACACCGATCTCGCCGACGCGACGGTGACCGCCGACCGCCTCCGCAACGCGGTCGCCGCGAGCCCGCTGGCCGCGATGTGCGCCGGCGTCCTGGACGATCCCGAGCTGGACCCGGACACGTTCCACCTGACCGTCTCGATCGGCGTCGCGGTGTACCCGTCCGACGGGACGACCGTGGACGACCTGATCTTCCGCGCCGACCGCGCGATGTACGCCGCCAAGGCCGCCGGCCGCAACCGAGTCCGCCTGGCCGCCGACCTCACCCCCACCACCCCTACCTCCACCCCAACCTCCGCCCCCACCCTCCAACCCCGCTAA
- a CDS encoding helicase HerA-like domain-containing protein, translating to MAETPDVVETVKQGYAFDGPALELGALLVDGTPTVEAAVRIPLSMVNRHGLVAGATGTGKTKTLQLMAEQLSAAGVAVFAADIKGDLSGVSQPGQESEKLLARTKAIGQEWTAAGFPTEFYALGGQGTGVPIRATITSFGPVLLSKVLGLNDVQESSLGLIFHYADKNGLTLLDLKDLRAVIQHLTSDEGKADLKELGGLSSATAGVILRALIGFADQGADAFFGEPEFDTADLLQQRDGKGVISLLELPNLQDRPALFSTFLMWLLADLFHDLPEVGDVDKPKLVFFFDEAHLLFNDASKAFLDSIAQTVRLIRSKGVGVFFVTQTPKDVPDDVLAQLGSRVQHQLRAHTPNDAKALKATVSTFPKSAYDLGEVLTQLGIGEAIVTVMNEKGAPTPVAWTRFRAPQSLMAPATAEQLAATVHASPNNAKYSAVVDRESAYEMLAAKVQAGAEQAEAEAPAPQQQEAPRSRKQEKSMVEQVIGSSAFKQFARSAGREIVRGLFGAAKRKR from the coding sequence ATGGCCGAGACACCGGACGTCGTGGAAACCGTGAAGCAGGGGTACGCGTTCGACGGGCCGGCGCTCGAGCTCGGGGCGCTGCTGGTCGACGGAACGCCGACCGTGGAGGCGGCGGTCCGGATCCCGCTGTCGATGGTGAACCGGCACGGTCTGGTCGCCGGCGCCACCGGTACCGGCAAGACGAAGACGCTGCAACTGATGGCCGAGCAGCTGTCGGCGGCCGGGGTCGCGGTGTTCGCCGCGGACATCAAGGGCGACCTGTCCGGCGTCTCCCAGCCCGGCCAGGAGAGCGAGAAGCTGCTCGCCCGGACCAAGGCGATCGGCCAGGAGTGGACGGCGGCCGGGTTCCCGACCGAGTTCTACGCGCTCGGCGGCCAGGGCACCGGGGTCCCGATCCGGGCCACGATCACGTCGTTCGGCCCGGTCCTGCTGTCAAAGGTGCTGGGCCTCAACGACGTCCAGGAGTCGTCGCTCGGGCTGATCTTCCACTATGCCGACAAGAACGGCCTGACCCTGCTGGACCTGAAGGACCTGCGGGCCGTCATCCAGCACCTGACCAGTGACGAGGGCAAGGCCGACCTGAAGGAGCTCGGTGGGCTGTCCAGCGCGACCGCGGGCGTGATCCTGCGGGCGCTGATCGGGTTCGCCGACCAGGGCGCGGACGCGTTCTTCGGCGAACCCGAGTTCGACACCGCCGACCTGCTCCAGCAGCGCGACGGCAAGGGCGTGATCTCGCTGCTCGAGCTGCCGAACCTGCAGGACCGGCCGGCCCTGTTCTCCACCTTCCTGATGTGGCTGCTGGCCGACCTGTTCCACGACCTGCCCGAGGTGGGCGACGTGGACAAGCCGAAGCTGGTGTTCTTCTTCGACGAGGCGCACCTGCTCTTCAACGACGCGTCCAAGGCGTTCCTGGACTCGATCGCGCAGACGGTCCGGCTGATCCGGTCCAAGGGCGTCGGCGTCTTCTTCGTCACCCAGACCCCGAAGGACGTGCCCGACGACGTGCTGGCCCAGCTCGGTTCGCGGGTCCAGCACCAGCTCCGGGCGCACACCCCGAACGACGCCAAGGCGCTCAAGGCGACCGTGTCCACGTTCCCGAAGTCGGCGTACGACCTGGGCGAGGTACTCACCCAGCTCGGGATCGGCGAGGCGATCGTGACGGTGATGAACGAGAAGGGCGCGCCGACCCCGGTCGCGTGGACCCGGTTCCGCGCACCGCAGTCGCTGATGGCCCCGGCGACGGCCGAGCAGCTGGCGGCCACGGTCCACGCCTCGCCGAACAACGCGAAGTACTCCGCGGTGGTGGACCGCGAGTCGGCGTACGAGATGCTCGCGGCGAAGGTGCAGGCCGGGGCCGAGCAGGCCGAGGCGGAGGCGCCCGCGCCGCAGCAGCAGGAGGCGCCGCGGTCGCGCAAGCAGGAGAAGTCGATGGTCGAGCAGGTGATCGGCTCGTCGGCCTTCAAGCAGTTCGCCCGCTCGGCCGGCCGGGAGATCGTCCGCGGTCTCTTCGGAGCCGCGAAACGGAAGCGCTGA
- a CDS encoding SigE family RNA polymerase sigma factor yields MTGEDMRQSRDEEFTAFVVARSARLVHIARMLCGDPALAEDLVQTALEKAYQRWDRIELGDPFGYVRQAVVNQHLSWVRRRPWRERPSGGAAELEPELTWSVTDPAAGVDRRLAVGRALRHLTRRERAVIVLRYVEDLTEADTAAVLGVAVGTIKSANARALRKLREAPELSGSEVGEHV; encoded by the coding sequence GTGACGGGAGAGGACATGCGGCAGAGCCGGGACGAGGAGTTCACCGCGTTCGTGGTGGCCAGGTCGGCGCGATTGGTCCACATCGCGCGGATGCTCTGTGGCGATCCCGCGCTCGCCGAGGACCTGGTGCAGACCGCGCTGGAGAAGGCGTACCAGCGCTGGGACCGGATCGAGCTGGGTGACCCGTTCGGGTACGTCCGGCAGGCCGTGGTCAACCAGCATCTGTCCTGGGTCCGGCGGCGGCCGTGGCGTGAGCGGCCGAGTGGTGGGGCCGCCGAGCTCGAACCGGAGCTCACCTGGTCCGTCACCGACCCGGCGGCCGGTGTGGACCGGCGGCTCGCGGTCGGCCGGGCGTTGCGGCACCTGACCCGGCGGGAGCGCGCCGTCATCGTGCTGCGGTACGTCGAGGACCTCACCGAGGCGGACACGGCCGCGGTCCTCGGGGTCGCGGTCGGCACGATCAAGAGCGCCAACGCCCGGGCGCTGAGGAAGTTGCGCGAGGCCCCCGAGTTGAGCGGCAGCGAAGTGGGAGAGCACGTATGA